One genomic segment of Streptomyces sp. TLI_146 includes these proteins:
- a CDS encoding enolase C-terminal domain-like protein — protein sequence MRPSVTGFDVYDIRFPTSERLDGSDAMNPDPDYSAAYVVLRTDGPARTEGHGFVFTIGRGNDVTAAAIEALRPYVVGRPAPRSAADLAALHHDLTHDSQLRWLGPEKGVTHMAAGAVVNAAWDLAATAAGLPVWEFLAAMSPEELVGLVDFRYLTDVLTRQEALDLLRAAEPGRAERARLLRAEGYPAYTTSPGWLGYDDAKLVRLAKQAVADGFAQIKLKVGADLDDDVRRLRLARAAVGPGIRIAVDANQRWDVPDALRWMAALAPYAPHWIEEPTSPDDILGHAAVRAGQPVKVATGEHVANRVVFKQLLQAGAVDFVQIDAARVSGVNENLAILLLAAKYGVPVCPHAGGVGLCELVQHLAMFDYVAVSGTREDRVIEYVDHLHEHFTDPAVVEGGRYRAPRAPGFSARMRPESIAAHRYPDGPVWLARRPAQEVIS from the coding sequence ATGAGGCCGAGTGTCACCGGGTTCGACGTATACGACATCCGCTTCCCCACCTCGGAGCGGCTCGACGGCTCGGACGCGATGAACCCCGACCCGGACTACTCGGCCGCCTATGTGGTGCTGCGCACCGACGGCCCGGCCCGCACCGAGGGCCACGGCTTCGTCTTCACCATCGGCCGGGGCAACGACGTCACCGCCGCCGCCATCGAGGCGCTGCGGCCGTACGTGGTGGGCCGCCCGGCCCCGCGGAGCGCCGCCGATCTCGCGGCGCTCCACCACGACCTCACCCATGACTCGCAGTTGCGCTGGCTCGGCCCGGAGAAGGGGGTGACGCACATGGCGGCCGGCGCGGTCGTCAACGCCGCCTGGGACCTGGCCGCGACCGCCGCCGGGCTGCCCGTCTGGGAGTTCCTGGCCGCGATGAGCCCCGAGGAGCTGGTCGGCCTCGTCGACTTCCGCTACCTCACCGACGTGCTGACCCGGCAGGAGGCGCTCGATCTGCTGCGCGCCGCCGAACCGGGCCGCGCCGAGCGGGCCCGGCTGCTGCGCGCCGAGGGCTATCCCGCCTACACCACCTCGCCCGGCTGGCTCGGCTACGACGACGCCAAGCTGGTCCGGCTCGCCAAGCAGGCGGTCGCGGACGGCTTCGCGCAGATCAAGCTGAAGGTCGGCGCCGACCTCGACGACGACGTACGGCGGCTGCGGCTGGCCCGCGCGGCGGTCGGCCCCGGCATCCGCATCGCCGTCGACGCCAACCAGCGCTGGGACGTGCCGGACGCGCTGCGCTGGATGGCCGCGCTCGCCCCGTACGCCCCGCACTGGATCGAGGAGCCGACCAGCCCGGACGACATCCTGGGCCACGCCGCCGTACGCGCCGGGCAGCCCGTGAAGGTGGCCACCGGCGAACACGTCGCCAACCGGGTCGTGTTCAAACAGCTCCTCCAGGCCGGCGCGGTCGACTTCGTGCAGATCGACGCGGCCCGGGTGTCCGGCGTCAACGAGAACCTGGCGATCCTGCTGCTGGCCGCCAAGTACGGCGTCCCGGTCTGTCCGCACGCGGGCGGCGTGGGCCTGTGCGAACTCGTCCAGCACCTGGCGATGTTCGACTACGTGGCCGTCTCCGGCACCCGCGAGGACCGCGTCATCGAGTACGTCGACCACCTCCACGAGCACTTCACCGACCCGGCCGTCGTCGAGGGCGGCCGCTACCGCGCGCCCCGCGCCCCGGGCTTCTCGGCCCGGATGCGCCCCGAGTCGATCGCCGCCCACCGCTACCCGGACGGACCGGTATGGCTGGCCCGCCGCCCGGCCCAGGAGGTCATCTCATGA
- a CDS encoding PAC2 family protein has translation MIELEGVPELVDPVMIAAFEGWNDAGDSASSAVAHLEREWKGEVFAALDAEDYYDFQVNRPTVFLEGGVRRITWPTTRLSVVRVGGDKPRDLVLVRGIEPSMRWRSFCNEILGFAHELGVEMVVILGALLGDTPHTRPVPVSGVTSDPDLARTMDLEETRYEGPTGIVGILQEACTHAGVPAVSLWAAVPHYVSQPPNPKATLALLNRLEDLIDLRIPLGELAEDARAWQLGVDQLAAEDSEVAEYVQTLEEARDTADLPEASGEAIAREFERYLRRRDGGPGPGHATDGGESTSYLRDTSSGRTRPPKPSRDEPDEPGEGSGPESSED, from the coding sequence GTGATCGAGCTGGAGGGAGTTCCCGAGCTGGTCGACCCGGTCATGATCGCCGCGTTCGAGGGCTGGAACGACGCGGGCGACTCCGCCTCCTCAGCCGTCGCTCACCTGGAGCGCGAGTGGAAGGGCGAGGTGTTCGCCGCGCTCGACGCGGAGGACTACTACGACTTCCAGGTCAACCGGCCCACCGTGTTCCTGGAGGGCGGCGTCCGCCGGATCACCTGGCCCACCACCCGGCTCTCCGTCGTCCGGGTCGGCGGCGACAAGCCGCGCGACCTGGTCCTGGTGCGCGGGATCGAACCGTCGATGCGCTGGCGCTCGTTCTGCAACGAGATCCTCGGCTTCGCGCACGAGCTGGGCGTGGAGATGGTGGTGATCCTGGGCGCGCTGCTCGGGGACACCCCGCACACCCGCCCGGTGCCGGTCAGCGGGGTCACCTCCGACCCGGACCTGGCCCGCACGATGGACCTGGAGGAGACCCGGTACGAGGGCCCGACCGGCATCGTCGGCATCCTCCAGGAGGCGTGCACCCACGCGGGCGTCCCGGCGGTCAGCCTCTGGGCGGCCGTGCCGCACTACGTGTCGCAGCCCCCGAACCCGAAGGCGACGCTGGCCCTGCTCAACCGCCTCGAAGACCTCATCGACCTGCGCATCCCGCTCGGCGAACTGGCCGAGGACGCCCGGGCGTGGCAGCTCGGCGTGGACCAGCTGGCGGCCGAGGACAGCGAAGTGGCCGAGTACGTCCAGACGCTGGAGGAGGCGCGGGACACGGCGGACCTGCCGGAGGCGTCGGGCGAGGCGATCGCCCGCGAGTTCGAGCGGTATCTGCGGCGGCGTGACGGCGGGCCGGGGCCCGGCCATGCGACGGACGGGGGCGAGTCCACGTCGTATCTGCGCGATACGAGCAGTGGGCGGACCCGGCCGCCGAAGCCCTCGCGGGACGAGCCGGACGAGCCCGGGGAGGGCTCGGGTCCCGAGTCCTCGGAGGACTGA
- a CDS encoding S8 family peptidase, with product MTDQALPGQGPGTAGPGPDGAGFTYQGAEPELIVVARPDSAADTTALTMFLGDQQLALEPLFGRGAQPELSLFHRVRGAADRAEEIAARLAALPGIETAYVKPGAVPAEYPGLDDEVVRRLKEGAPVTPDFTGRQGYLRAAPEGVDAYWAWQRPGGSGRGVTVVDVEGAWQLGHEDLADRLAGIVVGTPVQDLAWRNHGTAVLGVIGGDRDDKGITGIAPEAVTAAASCASTGTAAAIHAAAERLAPGDVVLVALHRPGPRFAYEHRDDQAGFLPLEWWPDDFAAIRRATARGVLVVAAAGNGGESLDDALYERRPERFPRTWRNPFNPANPSSGAVLVGAGAPPPGTHGRDHGPDRSRLAFSNHGARVDAQGWGREITTTGGFWDRAGELQGGAEEIAWYTDAFSGTSAAAPVVTGALVCLQGILKAADLAPMTPERAREILRTTGSPQQDAPGRPASQRIGSRPDIKAAVTRLMPSTVGTGQAERYWDELLPYPPELAPRLRLFVAGAWRNLNDPAPELRRAVHAAFAGGRPDVRVWFSDDEVVGLVVAG from the coding sequence ATGACCGACCAGGCACTCCCGGGCCAGGGCCCCGGAACGGCGGGCCCCGGACCCGATGGAGCCGGATTCACCTACCAAGGCGCCGAGCCGGAGCTGATCGTCGTCGCCCGTCCGGATTCCGCGGCGGACACCACGGCGCTCACCATGTTCCTCGGCGACCAGCAGCTGGCGCTGGAGCCGCTCTTCGGCCGGGGCGCGCAGCCCGAACTGTCGCTCTTCCACCGCGTACGCGGCGCGGCGGACCGGGCCGAGGAGATCGCCGCCCGGCTGGCCGCGCTGCCCGGGATCGAGACTGCCTATGTGAAGCCGGGCGCGGTTCCGGCGGAGTACCCGGGCCTCGACGACGAGGTGGTGCGGCGGCTCAAAGAAGGTGCGCCCGTGACCCCCGACTTCACCGGCCGCCAGGGCTACTTGCGGGCCGCGCCCGAGGGCGTCGACGCGTACTGGGCCTGGCAGCGGCCGGGCGGCTCCGGCCGGGGCGTCACCGTCGTCGACGTCGAGGGCGCCTGGCAGCTGGGCCACGAGGACCTGGCGGACCGGCTCGCCGGGATCGTCGTCGGCACCCCGGTCCAGGACCTGGCGTGGCGCAACCACGGCACCGCGGTCCTCGGCGTGATCGGCGGCGACCGCGACGACAAGGGCATCACCGGGATCGCCCCGGAGGCGGTCACGGCGGCGGCCTCGTGCGCCTCCACCGGCACGGCCGCGGCGATCCACGCCGCCGCCGAACGGCTGGCGCCGGGCGACGTCGTCCTGGTCGCACTGCACCGGCCGGGGCCCCGGTTCGCCTATGAACACCGCGACGACCAGGCCGGTTTCCTCCCCCTTGAGTGGTGGCCGGACGACTTCGCGGCGATCCGGCGGGCGACCGCCAGGGGCGTCCTCGTGGTGGCGGCCGCCGGGAACGGCGGGGAGAGCCTGGACGACGCGCTGTACGAGCGGCGGCCCGAGCGGTTCCCGCGGACCTGGCGCAACCCCTTCAACCCCGCCAACCCGTCCTCCGGCGCGGTCCTGGTCGGCGCGGGCGCCCCGCCGCCCGGCACCCACGGGCGCGACCACGGCCCGGACCGCTCGCGGCTCGCGTTCTCCAACCACGGGGCGCGCGTCGACGCCCAGGGCTGGGGCCGGGAGATCACGACGACCGGCGGGTTCTGGGACCGGGCGGGTGAACTCCAGGGCGGCGCCGAGGAGATCGCCTGGTACACGGACGCGTTCTCCGGCACCTCGGCCGCCGCGCCCGTGGTGACCGGCGCCCTCGTCTGCCTCCAGGGGATCCTGAAGGCGGCGGACCTGGCGCCGATGACCCCCGAGCGGGCCCGCGAGATCCTGCGGACCACCGGCTCGCCGCAGCAGGACGCGCCGGGGCGGCCCGCCTCCCAGCGCATCGGCAGCCGCCCCGACATCAAGGCGGCGGTGACCCGGCTGATGCCCTCCACGGTCGGCACCGGCCAGGCCGAACGGTACTGGGACGAGCTCCTCCCGTACCCCCCTGAACTTGCCCCGAGGCTCCGGCTGTTCGTCGCCGGGGCGTGGCGCAACCTCAACGACCCGGCGCCGGAGCTGCGCAGGGCGGTGCACGCCGCCTTCGCCGGGGGACGGCCCGACGTGCGCGTCTGGTTCTCGGACGACGAGGTCGTCGGTCTCGTCGTCGCGGGCTGA
- the mshC gene encoding cysteine--1-D-myo-inosityl 2-amino-2-deoxy-alpha-D-glucopyranoside ligase, translating into MHAWPASEVPALPGKGRDLRIHSTATGGLVTLDPGPVARIYVCGITPYDATHMGHAATYNAFDLVQRVWLDTKRQVHYVQNVTDVDDPLLERAIRDGHDWTALAERETALFREDMTALRMLPPKHYIGAVEAIPGIVPLVERLRDAGAAYELDGDIYFSVESDAHFGQVSHLDAEAMRRLSAERGGDPERPGKKNPLDPMLWMAAREGEPSWDGASLGRGRPGWHIECVAIALDHLGMGFDVQGGGSDLAFPHHEMGASHAQALTGEFPMAKAYVHAGMVALDGEKMSKSRGNLVFVSKLRRDGVDPAAIRLALLSHHYRADWEWTDQVLRDAVERLARWRAAVSRPDGPSADALVEEIRDALSHDLDAPTALLAVDRWAALQQSEGGTDEGAPGVVSRAVDALLGVAL; encoded by the coding sequence ATGCATGCCTGGCCCGCTTCTGAGGTCCCCGCCCTGCCCGGCAAGGGCCGCGACCTCCGGATCCACTCCACCGCGACCGGCGGTCTTGTCACCCTCGACCCCGGTCCCGTCGCCCGTATCTACGTCTGCGGCATCACCCCGTACGACGCGACCCACATGGGTCACGCGGCGACCTACAACGCGTTCGACCTCGTTCAGCGCGTGTGGCTCGACACCAAGCGGCAGGTCCACTACGTCCAGAACGTCACCGACGTCGACGACCCGCTCCTGGAGCGCGCCATCCGCGACGGCCACGACTGGACCGCGCTCGCCGAGCGTGAGACCGCGCTCTTCCGCGAGGACATGACCGCCCTGCGGATGCTTCCGCCGAAGCACTACATCGGAGCCGTCGAGGCGATACCCGGCATCGTGCCGCTCGTCGAGCGGCTGCGGGACGCGGGCGCCGCCTACGAACTCGACGGGGACATCTACTTCTCCGTGGAGAGCGACGCCCACTTCGGACAGGTCTCCCACCTGGACGCCGAGGCGATGCGGCGGCTCTCCGCCGAGCGCGGCGGCGACCCCGAGCGCCCCGGCAAGAAGAACCCGCTCGACCCGATGCTCTGGATGGCCGCCCGCGAGGGCGAGCCGAGCTGGGACGGCGCGAGCCTGGGCCGCGGCCGGCCGGGCTGGCACATCGAGTGCGTCGCCATCGCCCTCGACCACCTCGGCATGGGCTTCGACGTGCAGGGCGGCGGCTCCGACCTCGCCTTCCCGCACCACGAGATGGGCGCCTCGCACGCCCAGGCGCTCACCGGCGAGTTCCCGATGGCCAAGGCGTACGTCCACGCCGGCATGGTCGCGCTCGACGGCGAGAAGATGTCGAAGTCCCGGGGCAACCTGGTCTTCGTCTCCAAGCTGCGCCGCGACGGCGTGGACCCGGCGGCGATCCGGCTCGCGCTGCTCTCGCACCACTACCGGGCCGACTGGGAGTGGACCGACCAGGTCCTGCGGGACGCCGTGGAGCGGCTCGCCCGCTGGCGCGCGGCCGTCTCCCGCCCCGACGGGCCGTCCGCGGACGCGCTGGTCGAGGAGATCCGCGACGCCCTCTCGCACGACCTGGACGCCCCGACGGCGCTCCTGGCCGTGGACCGCTGGGCCGCACTCCAGCAGTCCGAGGGCGGTACGGACGAGGGCGCGCCCGGTGTGGTCTCGCGCGCCGTCGACGCGCTGCTCGGCGTGGCCCTCTAA
- a CDS encoding SCO1664 family protein — protein MPAPERIPTGSLTAVELLAKGELTVRGRIREASNAVLYCTVAHEGESAHCVYKPVAGERPLWDFPDGTLAQREVAAYEVSAALGWDLVPPTVLRDGPYGEGMVQLWIEPLDEGPEDAEDPGAGGLLALVDGEEPGEGWKAVGLADVGEGRTALLVHADDERLRRLAVLDAVINNGDRKGGHLLPTEGGRLYGIDHGVTFNVDDKLRTLLWGWAGEPLTEEAVGALTRLAAALAPGEPLATRLAELITAAELDALRGRVAGLLSDGVHRSPSGEWPPIPWPPV, from the coding sequence ATGCCCGCGCCAGAACGGATACCGACGGGGAGCCTGACGGCGGTGGAACTGCTCGCCAAGGGTGAGCTCACCGTGCGCGGCCGGATCCGCGAGGCCTCCAACGCGGTGCTGTACTGCACCGTCGCGCACGAGGGCGAGAGCGCCCACTGCGTCTACAAGCCGGTGGCCGGGGAGCGCCCGCTGTGGGACTTCCCGGACGGCACGCTCGCCCAGCGCGAGGTCGCCGCGTACGAGGTCAGCGCGGCCCTCGGCTGGGACCTGGTACCGCCGACCGTGCTGCGCGACGGGCCGTACGGCGAGGGCATGGTCCAGCTGTGGATCGAGCCGCTCGACGAGGGTCCGGAGGACGCCGAGGACCCCGGAGCGGGCGGGCTGCTCGCGCTCGTCGACGGCGAGGAGCCGGGCGAGGGCTGGAAGGCGGTCGGGCTCGCGGACGTGGGGGAGGGCCGGACGGCGCTCCTGGTGCACGCCGACGACGAGCGGCTGCGGCGGCTCGCCGTGCTAGACGCCGTGATCAACAACGGCGACCGCAAGGGCGGCCATCTGCTGCCCACCGAGGGCGGCCGCCTGTACGGCATCGACCACGGGGTCACCTTCAACGTCGACGACAAGCTGCGCACGCTCCTGTGGGGGTGGGCGGGCGAGCCGCTGACCGAGGAGGCGGTAGGCGCGCTGACCCGGCTCGCGGCCGCGCTGGCCCCCGGCGAGCCGCTGGCCACCCGACTGGCGGAGCTGATCACTGCGGCCGAGCTCGACGCGCTCCGGGGCCGGGTGGCGGGCCTCCTGTCGGACGGGGTGCACCGCAGCCCGTCGGGCGAGTGGCCGCCGATTCCCTGGCCACCGGTGTAG
- a CDS encoding DUF3090 domain-containing protein codes for MSRQVFFYDPPDRFVAGTVGLPGRRTFFLQASAGSRTTSVALEKTQVAALAERIDELLDEVVRRTGGNAPVPAVAPADVTDTAPLDSPVEEEFRVGTMALAWDGEEQRMVIEAQALVELDADSEEDLAEAEERLLQDDENGPPMLRVRLTGAQARAFAKRALDVVNAGRPPCPLCSLPLDPEGHVCPRQNGYRRGA; via the coding sequence GTGTCCCGTCAGGTGTTCTTCTACGACCCACCGGACCGCTTCGTGGCCGGTACGGTCGGGCTGCCCGGACGCCGTACGTTCTTCCTCCAGGCGTCCGCGGGCAGCCGTACCACCAGCGTCGCCCTGGAGAAGACCCAGGTCGCCGCCCTCGCCGAGCGGATCGACGAGCTCCTGGACGAGGTCGTGCGGCGTACCGGGGGCAACGCGCCCGTCCCGGCCGTCGCCCCCGCCGACGTCACCGACACCGCGCCGCTCGACTCCCCCGTGGAGGAGGAGTTCCGCGTCGGCACCATGGCGCTCGCCTGGGACGGCGAGGAGCAGCGCATGGTCATCGAGGCGCAGGCCCTGGTCGAGCTCGACGCCGACTCCGAGGAGGACCTCGCGGAGGCCGAGGAGCGGCTGCTCCAGGACGACGAGAACGGCCCGCCGATGCTGCGGGTGCGCCTCACCGGCGCCCAGGCCCGCGCCTTCGCCAAGCGCGCCCTGGACGTGGTCAACGCGGGCCGCCCGCCGTGCCCGCTGTGCAGCCTGCCGCTCGACCCGGAAGGACACGTATGCCCGCGCCAGAACGGATACCGACGGGGAGCCTGA
- a CDS encoding histidine phosphatase family protein: MATLILVRHGRSTANTSGVLAGRTPGVLLDERGAAQAAELPARLAGLPIAAAVSSPLERCQETLRPLLDARPGLALHTDERISECDYGDWSGRKLAELSEDPLMEVVQQHPSAAAFPGGESMPAMQRRAVEAVREWNARVEAEHGADAVFVMCSHGDIIKSVVADALGMHLDLFQRISVEPCSLTAIRYTRLRPFLMRLGETGDFRSLAPAERGEQKEPSGNGQAIVGGGAGAP, translated from the coding sequence ATGGCCACGCTGATCCTCGTACGTCACGGACGCTCCACCGCCAACACCTCGGGCGTACTGGCCGGGCGTACGCCCGGTGTGCTGCTCGACGAGCGCGGCGCCGCCCAGGCCGCCGAGCTGCCCGCCCGGCTCGCCGGGCTGCCGATCGCCGCCGCCGTCTCCAGCCCGCTGGAGCGCTGCCAGGAGACCCTGCGGCCGCTGCTCGACGCCCGGCCCGGGCTCGCGCTCCACACCGACGAGCGCATCAGCGAGTGCGACTACGGCGACTGGTCGGGCCGCAAGCTCGCCGAGCTCTCCGAGGACCCGCTGATGGAGGTGGTGCAGCAGCACCCGTCGGCCGCGGCCTTCCCGGGCGGCGAGTCGATGCCGGCCATGCAGCGGCGCGCGGTCGAGGCGGTGCGCGAGTGGAACGCGCGCGTGGAGGCCGAGCACGGCGCGGACGCCGTGTTCGTCATGTGCTCGCACGGGGACATCATCAAGTCGGTCGTGGCCGACGCCCTCGGAATGCATCTGGACCTCTTTCAGCGGATCTCGGTGGAACCGTGTTCCCTGACCGCGATCCGCTACACCCGGCTGCGCCCGTTCCTGATGCGCCTGGGAGAGACCGGGGACTTCAGGTCGCTGGCCCCGGCCGAGCGGGGGGAGCAGAAGGAACCGTCCGGTAACGGGCAGGCCATCGTGGGAGGTGGCGCGGGAGCACCGTGA
- a CDS encoding magnesium and cobalt transport protein CorA, with product MRAVIVDCAIYRDGRRTEGPPDYSDALEEARAAGDAFVWLGLYEPTEDEFDLVSSEFGLHALAVEDALTAHQRPKLEVYDDSLFVVLKPVTYEQESDTVSTGELMLFIGDSFVVTVRHGEGSPLHAVRMRLEAEPELLKHGPTTVLYAVSDAVVDHYTEVAAELQTDLEELEAEVFAPVGREGKGRAQSNGATVASRIYTFKRQVLEFRRASGPLAEPMQRLSGAGVPFVHDKAQPFFRDVSDHLTRANEGVDGLDRLLSDILSAHLAQMGVRQNDDMRKISAWAAMAAVPTMVAGVYGMNFEHMPELRYVWAYPAVLVLMAVLEVVLYRTFKRRGWL from the coding sequence ATGCGCGCCGTGATCGTCGACTGCGCCATCTACCGGGACGGCCGCCGCACCGAGGGCCCGCCGGACTACTCGGACGCGCTGGAGGAGGCCCGGGCGGCCGGGGACGCGTTCGTGTGGCTGGGCCTGTACGAGCCCACCGAGGACGAGTTCGACCTGGTCAGCAGCGAGTTCGGGCTGCACGCGCTGGCGGTCGAGGACGCGCTGACGGCCCATCAGCGGCCCAAGCTTGAGGTGTACGACGACTCGCTGTTCGTGGTGCTGAAGCCGGTGACGTACGAGCAGGAGAGCGACACCGTCAGCACCGGCGAGCTGATGCTGTTCATCGGCGACTCGTTCGTGGTGACGGTCCGGCACGGCGAGGGCTCGCCGCTGCACGCTGTGCGCATGCGGCTGGAGGCCGAGCCCGAACTGCTCAAGCACGGCCCGACGACCGTGCTGTACGCGGTGAGCGACGCCGTCGTCGACCACTACACGGAGGTGGCCGCGGAGCTCCAGACGGACCTGGAGGAGCTGGAGGCGGAGGTCTTCGCGCCGGTCGGCCGCGAGGGCAAGGGGCGCGCCCAGAGCAACGGGGCCACGGTCGCCTCCCGGATCTACACCTTCAAGCGGCAGGTCCTGGAGTTCCGCCGGGCGAGCGGCCCGCTGGCGGAGCCGATGCAGCGGCTCTCCGGGGCCGGGGTGCCGTTCGTGCACGACAAGGCGCAGCCGTTCTTCCGCGATGTGAGCGACCACCTCACCCGCGCCAACGAGGGCGTGGACGGCCTGGACCGGCTGCTCTCCGACATCCTCTCCGCCCATCTCGCGCAGATGGGCGTGCGGCAGAACGACGACATGCGCAAGATCTCGGCGTGGGCGGCGATGGCCGCGGTGCCGACGATGGTGGCGGGGGTCTACGGCATGAACTTCGAGCACATGCCGGAGCTGCGGTACGTCTGGGCGTATCCGGCGGTCCTGGTGCTGATGGCGGTGCTCGAAGTGGTGCTGTACCGCACGTTCAAGCGGCGCGGCTGGCTCTAG
- a CDS encoding ferritin-like domain-containing protein: MLSAKSLFQEILDNDESFRLFCSIAASGESQGGWENGRISALVPPEQRELAPKIARHGADEDKHGRIFNALLKKRGLTPVPVPAETDYTMLLERHGIGLAHERLRADRPLTEQDIVTYLSHSRVTEQRAADQMVMLVRYFGDHPEVGRAIRMISHDEDNHLAYCHEELLRLAYAGHGRTIQRVLRECALAEIRVYRDVSLAVMAHMGRILGWPKAKSAALTAGIHGMYAYERAGGWRRMVSLSMPEHRDALGGPVAPAPEFA; this comes from the coding sequence ATGCTTTCGGCCAAGAGCCTGTTCCAGGAGATCCTCGACAACGACGAGTCGTTCCGGCTCTTCTGCTCGATCGCGGCCAGCGGCGAGTCCCAGGGCGGCTGGGAGAACGGCCGTATCTCCGCCCTCGTCCCGCCGGAGCAGCGCGAGCTCGCCCCCAAGATCGCCCGGCACGGCGCCGACGAGGACAAGCACGGGCGGATCTTCAACGCGCTGCTCAAGAAGCGCGGCCTCACCCCGGTCCCGGTGCCGGCCGAGACCGACTACACCATGCTCCTGGAGCGGCACGGCATCGGCCTCGCCCACGAACGGCTGCGCGCGGACCGGCCGCTCACCGAGCAGGACATCGTCACCTACCTCTCGCACAGCCGGGTCACCGAGCAGCGCGCCGCCGACCAGATGGTGATGCTGGTGCGGTACTTCGGCGACCACCCCGAGGTCGGCCGGGCGATCCGGATGATCAGCCACGACGAGGACAACCACCTCGCCTACTGCCACGAGGAGCTGCTGCGTCTGGCGTACGCCGGGCACGGCCGCACCATCCAGCGCGTGCTGCGCGAGTGCGCGCTCGCCGAGATCCGCGTCTACCGGGACGTCAGCCTCGCCGTGATGGCGCACATGGGCCGCATCCTCGGCTGGCCGAAGGCCAAGTCGGCGGCGCTGACGGCCGGGATCCACGGCATGTACGCCTATGAGCGGGCCGGCGGCTGGCGGCGGATGGTCAGCCTCTCGATGCCCGAGCACCGCGACGCCCTGGGCGGACCGGTCGCCCCCGCACCCGAGTTCGCCTGA
- a CDS encoding LLM class F420-dependent oxidoreductase, with protein sequence MRLGINLGYWGAGMDGDNLAVAQEADRLGYDVCWAAEAYGSDAPTVLAWVAAQTERIDVGSAILQIPARQPAMTAMTAATLDSLSGGRFRLGLGVSGPQVSEGWYGVKFDKPLARTREYVEIVRRAMTRERLSYQGEHWTLPLPDGPGKALKLTVHPEREHIPLYIAAIGPKNLEQTGEIADGALLIFPSADHLEDTAIRHLRAGREKAGKTLDGFDVCPTLPLALGADADVPALADMFRPYTALYVGGMGSRKQNFYNQLAQRMGYEKEAAEIQDKYLSGDKAGAAAAIPQQLIDSTTLLGSVERIADRMRAYAAAGVTTLTLAPAGFTLDERVAALRAGTEALEHAGLA encoded by the coding sequence ATGCGGCTCGGGATCAACCTCGGCTACTGGGGCGCCGGAATGGACGGCGACAACCTCGCCGTCGCCCAGGAGGCCGACCGGCTCGGCTACGACGTCTGCTGGGCCGCCGAGGCCTACGGCTCGGACGCGCCCACCGTCCTGGCCTGGGTCGCCGCCCAGACCGAGCGCATCGACGTCGGCTCCGCGATCCTCCAGATCCCGGCCCGCCAGCCCGCGATGACGGCGATGACCGCCGCCACCCTCGACTCGCTCTCCGGCGGCCGCTTCCGCCTCGGCCTCGGCGTCTCGGGCCCGCAGGTCTCCGAGGGCTGGTACGGCGTCAAGTTCGACAAGCCGCTCGCCCGCACCCGCGAGTACGTCGAGATCGTGCGCCGGGCGATGACCCGCGAGCGGCTCTCCTACCAGGGCGAGCACTGGACGCTGCCGCTGCCTGACGGCCCCGGCAAGGCCCTCAAGCTCACCGTCCACCCCGAGCGCGAGCACATCCCGCTCTACATCGCCGCGATCGGCCCCAAGAACCTGGAGCAGACCGGCGAGATCGCCGACGGTGCCCTGCTGATTTTCCCCTCCGCCGACCACCTGGAGGACACCGCGATCCGCCATCTGCGGGCGGGCCGCGAGAAGGCGGGCAAGACGCTCGACGGGTTCGACGTCTGCCCGACCCTGCCGCTGGCGCTCGGCGCGGACGCCGACGTGCCCGCGCTGGCCGACATGTTCCGCCCGTACACCGCGCTCTACGTCGGCGGCATGGGCAGCCGCAAGCAGAACTTCTACAACCAGCTCGCGCAGCGCATGGGGTACGAGAAGGAGGCCGCCGAGATCCAGGACAAGTACCTCTCCGGCGACAAGGCGGGCGCGGCCGCCGCCATCCCGCAGCAGCTCATCGACTCGACCACGCTGCTCGGCTCGGTGGAGCGCATCGCCGACCGGATGCGGGCCTACGCCGCCGCCGGGGTCACCACGCTCACCCTCGCCCCGGCCGGCTTCACGCTCGACGAGCGGGTGGCGGCGCTGCGGGCGGGCACCGAGGCGCTGGAGCACGCCGGTCTGGCGTAA